Proteins from a single region of Dyadobacter fanqingshengii:
- a CDS encoding HAMP domain-containing sensor histidine kinase yields the protein MSVKTIRGNLLFWKISGVFASLLLVLALVFVLIGSRFSKSYYMAAHQQLYGDIAGHLASFTQPIKNGKPDTTVTHDIIHATMVANPSVEVYLLDTLGKITDYVVPQATVQMNKVDMAKVREWLAADSSKRPLGDNPKHPDEASIFSVAPVFENGKVAGYVYAVLASEKQKEILGSLNDDLYFRLAVYIFFAALLGAFVVGVVTFFLITDSICSIAGVVKTFKDGDYSARIRGYAKGNLGVLTSTFNDMADVIVDNIEKITAADRFRQELIANVSHDLRTPLSIMQGYVETLMIKGDSLSHAETERYLSIVHEGTKRLSGLVDQLFQYSKLEANVVTPQKELFPIGELVSDILSAYQLKATERSIRLTLEAPTVLPTVFADIALTERIFQNLLDNAFKFTPDGGQISVGLLELGNGVRVRVTDTGVGIAKEYQEQIFERYKQADLHIASSKGIGLGLAIVRKILELHQSSIEVLSEPGKGAIFEFFLQSGFYPVVVPNSNK from the coding sequence ATGTCTGTAAAAACCATCCGTGGAAACCTGTTATTCTGGAAGATCAGCGGCGTATTTGCGAGCCTTTTACTAGTGCTTGCCCTGGTGTTCGTCTTAATTGGATCGCGGTTTTCCAAATCGTACTATATGGCTGCCCATCAGCAGCTTTATGGTGACATTGCGGGGCACCTTGCCTCGTTTACCCAACCTATCAAAAACGGAAAGCCTGATACGACGGTTACGCACGATATCATCCATGCAACGATGGTGGCCAATCCGAGTGTGGAAGTATACCTGCTCGATACACTCGGCAAGATCACCGATTATGTAGTACCCCAAGCTACCGTTCAAATGAACAAAGTCGACATGGCCAAGGTCAGGGAATGGCTGGCGGCCGATTCAAGCAAGCGGCCGCTGGGTGATAATCCTAAACATCCCGACGAAGCAAGCATTTTCTCTGTCGCACCTGTTTTTGAAAATGGGAAGGTGGCGGGGTATGTATATGCGGTACTCGCAAGCGAAAAGCAGAAGGAAATTCTCGGCTCGCTCAATGATGACCTTTATTTCCGGCTAGCTGTTTACATATTTTTTGCGGCCCTGCTAGGAGCATTTGTGGTGGGTGTAGTGACTTTTTTTCTGATCACCGACAGCATCTGCAGCATTGCAGGCGTAGTGAAAACCTTCAAGGATGGAGACTACTCAGCAAGGATACGTGGCTACGCAAAGGGTAATCTGGGTGTACTCACGTCTACCTTCAATGATATGGCCGATGTCATCGTCGATAACATTGAAAAAATCACCGCCGCCGATCGGTTCCGGCAGGAGCTGATCGCGAATGTGTCGCATGACTTGCGGACGCCGCTTTCGATTATGCAGGGCTATGTGGAAACGCTGATGATCAAAGGTGATTCGCTGTCCCACGCTGAAACCGAGCGGTATCTATCCATTGTCCACGAGGGCACTAAAAGGCTTTCCGGGTTGGTGGATCAATTGTTCCAGTACTCGAAACTGGAAGCCAATGTCGTTACACCGCAAAAAGAGCTGTTTCCGATAGGAGAGCTGGTCTCTGACATTCTCAGTGCCTATCAGCTGAAAGCCACGGAACGCAGTATCCGCCTGACACTCGAAGCACCCACCGTTCTGCCGACGGTATTCGCGGATATCGCACTGACAGAGCGGATTTTCCAAAACCTGCTTGACAATGCTTTCAAATTTACTCCGGATGGCGGGCAAATATCCGTAGGCCTCCTCGAACTCGGCAACGGCGTGAGGGTAAGAGTTACCGACACCGGCGTGGGGATAGCCAAGGAATATCAGGAGCAGATCTTCGAACGCTACAAACAGGCCGACCTGCATATCGCATCCTCGAAAGGGATAGGACTGGGCTTGGCTATCGTCCGAAAAATCCTTGAATTACATCAGTCTTCCATTGAGGTTTTGAGTGAACCGGGAAAGGGAGCCATATTTGAATTTTTCTTGCAAAGTGGATTCTATCCTGTTGTAGTCCCTAATAGTAATAAGTAG
- a CDS encoding DUF4242 domain-containing protein produces MKKFVIERDIPGLGNLSGEELQAISQLSCATVSELGVPYHWIQSFVTNDKLYCVHIAESEEVIREHARLGNFPISSIAEVKTIIDPTTGANT; encoded by the coding sequence ATGAAAAAATTTGTTATCGAACGAGATATTCCTGGTTTGGGAAATCTTTCAGGAGAAGAATTGCAGGCTATCTCGCAATTATCGTGCGCCACAGTCAGCGAACTCGGTGTGCCTTATCATTGGATACAATCATTTGTTACAAATGATAAACTTTACTGTGTCCACATTGCGGAGTCAGAGGAAGTGATACGAGAGCACGCCCGGCTTGGAAATTTTCCAATTAGTTCCATTGCGGAAGTTAAAACCATCATTGATCCCACTACCGGCGCAAACACCTAG
- a CDS encoding GNAT family N-acetyltransferase: MELPEKESQLVISSQIRMLNDNDKIPYNLLLDADPSKKLVDSYLSSGETYLTVIENETIGVCVLVTVNSETIEIKNLAVAENMRGQGIGTRMIKNSFQIAKQKGYKTILIATSTPNIGPLYLYQKMGFEYDYLVKHYFDSNINNYNEPLFDHGIKCNHLIVLSKRL; this comes from the coding sequence ATGGAATTGCCAGAAAAAGAAAGCCAGTTAGTAATTAGTTCCCAAATTAGGATGTTAAACGATAACGACAAAATTCCTTACAATTTACTGTTAGATGCTGATCCATCGAAAAAACTTGTTGATAGTTATCTATCAAGCGGAGAAACCTATCTTACAGTGATTGAAAATGAAACAATTGGAGTTTGTGTACTTGTGACTGTGAATTCCGAAACTATTGAGATAAAAAATCTTGCTGTTGCTGAGAATATGCGAGGTCAGGGAATTGGAACAAGAATGATAAAAAATTCCTTTCAAATTGCTAAACAGAAAGGATATAAAACCATTCTTATTGCTACTTCTACCCCTAATATAGGGCCACTATATCTTTATCAGAAAATGGGATTTGAATATGATTACCTCGTCAAGCATTATTTTGACAGTAACATTAACAACTATAATGAACCACTATTTGATCATGGAATTAAATGTAATCATCTGATAGTACTCTCAAAAAGGTTATAA
- a CDS encoding alpha/beta hydrolase family protein, which translates to MNSLDILILVMLVMTTVYVIISSKRANSILTISTGLLALLFVIQFFWKGFYWQYIPTYLQSCLLMIAIYGKLGSRRKLLHFSLGILTVVALVPWAIFLPVPGLTKPVGKYSVGTQIFRWVDSTRAEQISEDPFDKRNVIVQAWYPAQGDAKGTHSLYLDGLPTLPPKVSIMPSFLMDHYDQIDTYAVTNAAPAKAREKWPVVLFLPGYGAARAFYTSLAVGMASHGYVVLCLDHPYEAAITQLANGKLATTIENFQPGDSDRLGFMKDRLDIRVADVKFVINQIENKSSNADTFFTSLDLNRIGIAGHSLGGATGAAAMAGESRIKAAVNIDGTLYGGLPKSTVYLPFLLIESKKDEVGRFERYEAGNQALFKQFHGGYRYELEDADHYSFTDVPLLLAPPARLLAGYVLSIGQQSKKTHKATVSLLDAFFDHTLNGNPSQTDAVANRYESIARKSVAY; encoded by the coding sequence ATGAATAGCTTGGATATCCTGATTTTGGTAATGCTGGTGATGACTACAGTCTATGTAATAATCTCTTCTAAGCGGGCCAACAGCATACTGACTATTTCAACTGGCTTACTAGCCCTTTTATTTGTAATTCAATTTTTTTGGAAAGGTTTCTATTGGCAATATATTCCAACTTATTTGCAGAGCTGCTTGTTGATGATCGCAATCTACGGCAAACTAGGATCGCGTCGAAAACTTCTGCACTTTAGTTTAGGGATCTTAACGGTCGTTGCCCTGGTGCCCTGGGCTATTTTTCTACCTGTTCCTGGTTTAACAAAGCCTGTCGGCAAGTATTCTGTCGGAACCCAGATTTTTCGCTGGGTAGATTCAACCAGAGCTGAACAGATAAGCGAGGACCCTTTTGATAAAAGAAATGTAATTGTTCAAGCCTGGTACCCGGCACAAGGGGACGCGAAAGGAACCCATTCACTTTATCTGGATGGGTTGCCCACTTTACCGCCAAAGGTGAGCATTATGCCAAGCTTTTTAATGGATCACTACGATCAAATTGATACTTATGCAGTAACAAATGCAGCACCAGCAAAAGCTCGGGAAAAGTGGCCTGTTGTGCTTTTTCTGCCAGGCTATGGAGCCGCGCGCGCGTTTTATACCAGCCTTGCTGTTGGTATGGCAAGTCATGGCTACGTTGTGCTCTGTCTGGATCATCCCTATGAAGCCGCTATAACGCAACTAGCAAACGGCAAACTGGCCACCACGATTGAAAACTTTCAACCGGGGGATTCTGACCGACTTGGGTTTATGAAAGACCGGCTCGACATTCGTGTTGCTGATGTGAAGTTCGTAATCAATCAAATAGAAAATAAAAGTTCTAACGCTGATACTTTTTTCACTTCCCTTGACCTGAACCGGATTGGCATCGCAGGTCATTCCCTAGGTGGCGCTACGGGTGCAGCAGCCATGGCTGGTGAGTCGAGAATTAAAGCAGCGGTCAATATCGATGGCACCCTGTACGGCGGGTTACCCAAATCAACTGTTTATCTTCCTTTTCTATTAATAGAAAGTAAAAAAGATGAAGTAGGTCGGTTCGAAAGATATGAAGCGGGCAATCAGGCGTTATTCAAGCAATTTCACGGTGGGTATCGATACGAACTGGAAGACGCCGATCATTACAGTTTTACGGATGTACCGCTCCTGTTAGCACCTCCTGCGCGCCTGTTGGCGGGGTATGTTTTAAGTATTGGTCAACAATCGAAAAAAACGCATAAGGCAACGGTCAGCTTATTAGATGCGTTTTTCGATCATACGTTAAATGGCAATCCATCTCAGACTGACGCCGTTGCTAACCGCTATGAGAGTATCGCGAGGAAATCAGTTGCTTATTAA
- a CDS encoding TonB-dependent receptor, translated as MQIRYLFLFFLWISHTSQSQDIAWEIAGIVYDEAGKALPSAAVYINNTSIGASTDRSGKFHITVPARYKKVELIASFVGYKPEVKHLLAAPGRTANVVFKLDINNVIREVVITGKRDKHWKRKWRIFQTGLLGDSPLARQCRIVNPESITLNLDEQTGRVTAISNQPVLIENLALGYRVSFQMSKFESDGKKTFLSGYKFFENALLEDPDKKKKQIRNRDTAFKDSFRNFLVSLTRKNLDSYGFEMFTMKMTREFYLTKIPLEREVASGNFVPVSADSICVFDKDKGHFILHSKYPLIVFQRKHYSSTSVFSDYPFKYSQIVLPNQYCTFTENGWLIAPNGITIHDAWASEGFAELLPIDYLPPESDTVIPSIALIQHSGKVKWDAPAETKLPNVEIQQTILDKEGLLQADFKLDTALVTPDYVVSINETDRSGSIFDLLKRIPGLRVTYNERSNEYRVHFVENNANISADSNFDNTVALLLDNVFYSGASTVVPMLNSINVSDLKSISAVRYGSSAGFGSRGGNGTLIVQTKK; from the coding sequence ATGCAAATACGGTATCTCTTTCTTTTTTTCTTATGGATATCGCACACGTCCCAATCGCAGGACATCGCATGGGAAATTGCTGGAATTGTCTATGACGAAGCTGGTAAAGCACTGCCTTCTGCTGCTGTCTACATTAATAATACATCTATTGGTGCTTCTACGGACAGGAGCGGTAAATTCCATATAACTGTTCCTGCCCGATATAAAAAGGTAGAGTTAATCGCCTCTTTCGTAGGATATAAGCCGGAAGTTAAGCATCTGCTCGCTGCCCCTGGCCGCACGGCTAATGTGGTATTCAAGCTTGATATCAACAATGTAATCCGTGAGGTTGTGATCACTGGAAAACGTGACAAGCATTGGAAACGAAAATGGAGGATTTTTCAAACGGGACTACTCGGGGATTCTCCATTGGCCAGACAGTGCCGCATTGTTAACCCCGAATCAATCACGCTCAATTTAGATGAGCAGACTGGCCGTGTCACTGCAATAAGCAACCAACCTGTGCTAATCGAAAATTTAGCCCTGGGTTACCGCGTAAGTTTTCAGATGAGCAAGTTTGAATCAGATGGAAAAAAAACATTTCTCTCCGGTTATAAATTTTTTGAAAATGCGCTACTTGAAGATCCCGATAAGAAAAAGAAGCAAATTCGCAACAGGGACACAGCTTTTAAAGATTCTTTCAGGAATTTTTTAGTCTCACTTACAAGGAAAAACCTTGATTCATACGGTTTCGAGATGTTTACTATGAAAATGACAAGGGAATTTTATTTAACAAAAATCCCTTTGGAACGCGAAGTTGCCAGCGGAAATTTTGTTCCTGTCAGTGCTGACTCTATCTGTGTTTTTGATAAAGACAAAGGGCACTTTATTTTGCACTCTAAATATCCTTTGATTGTCTTCCAAAGAAAACACTACAGCAGTACATCAGTGTTTTCTGACTACCCATTTAAATATTCACAGATCGTTTTGCCTAATCAGTATTGTACGTTTACAGAAAACGGTTGGTTAATAGCTCCGAACGGGATCACTATTCATGATGCATGGGCGAGTGAAGGCTTCGCTGAATTGCTGCCAATAGACTACTTGCCGCCTGAAAGCGACACAGTTATACCTTCGATTGCGCTTATTCAGCATTCAGGTAAGGTTAAATGGGACGCGCCAGCTGAAACAAAACTACCTAACGTCGAAATCCAACAGACTATCTTGGACAAGGAAGGACTTTTACAAGCTGATTTTAAACTAGATACAGCATTGGTCACACCTGATTACGTTGTATCTATAAATGAGACAGATCGCTCGGGTTCAATATTTGACTTACTAAAAAGAATCCCTGGCTTGCGAGTGACTTATAATGAAAGATCCAATGAATACAGGGTTCACTTTGTTGAAAACAATGCCAATATCAGTGCAGACAGCAATTTTGACAATACTGTAGCCCTATTGCTTGACAATGTTTTTTACAGCGGGGCAAGCACGGTTGTTCCTATGCTTAATTCGATAAATGTCAGTGATTTAAAATCCATTTCTGCCGTTCGATATGGCAGTTCAGCGGGATTTGGGTCGAGGGGAGGAAATGGTACGCTGATTGTCCAAACAAAAAAATAA
- a CDS encoding Crp/Fnr family transcriptional regulator, which translates to MQDVLFDFISKYVSLTEDEKNIIISFNTFRTFKKGTTLLREGQYSNEVYFVLKGCIRSYYLIDGVEKTTAFYTEMEGLTPHCVTSKAPSQYYISCIEDSILNVSNPEMDVEVFNKFPKFESMCRVLSEELLAKQQINFDEFKTSSPEQRYLNLLQKRPDLIQRVPQHQLASYLGIKPESLSRLRARILTKNKG; encoded by the coding sequence ATGCAAGACGTGCTATTTGACTTTATATCAAAATATGTTTCCTTGACAGAAGATGAAAAGAATATCATCATCTCTTTTAACACTTTTCGGACATTCAAAAAAGGAACAACGCTTTTAAGAGAGGGGCAATATTCTAATGAAGTATATTTCGTATTGAAAGGTTGTATCCGGTCATATTACCTTATTGACGGAGTAGAAAAAACAACCGCATTCTACACAGAAATGGAAGGCTTGACGCCGCATTGTGTTACCAGTAAAGCACCTTCCCAATATTACATATCTTGTATTGAAGACTCCATACTTAATGTTTCAAATCCAGAAATGGATGTCGAGGTTTTCAATAAATTCCCAAAATTCGAATCAATGTGCAGAGTTTTATCGGAAGAACTTTTAGCTAAACAGCAAATCAATTTCGACGAGTTTAAGACCTCTTCCCCGGAACAACGATATTTGAATTTATTACAGAAAAGGCCAGACCTTATCCAACGAGTGCCACAACACCAATTAGCGAGCTATTTAGGTATCAAACCCGAATCTTTAAGCAGGTTAAGAGCAAGGATTTTAACGAAAAATAAGGGGTAG
- a CDS encoding TonB-dependent receptor: MKYFSLTFFSLLAMAGSAQTVTQNIRGTLSDADSKQPLTGATVLIAGSAPVKGVITDQSGRFSLEQIPLGRVTLELRLVGYEQRQVSNIVVDAGQEVVLELVMQEATTQLNEVVVTATENKGEAQNDMALLSGRSVSQDETKRYAGGFNDPAMILSSFAGVTNNATGSNEVIVRGNSPKYVQWRLEGVEITNPNHFADQNSVGGGVSALNNNLLAKSDFYTGAFSAEYGDVLSGVYDVKLRNGNNQNFQSILGLGILGADVTLEGPFRKDYQGSFLANYRYSTIGLLSDIGLVNIEGGAPTFQDGAFKLSLPTKKAGTFSLFGLGGLSRVTLDNFNPGTAPIPGNQSALEGIRKDYDKRSFLMNAGLSHRLQISKNGSLTTLLSFSGNGINEDIDQSDVIKIRDDAGQWLRDSLANERLSYKSRLNNAAYRASITYNNKLNARHRIEAGAKFVYNNFSYAQSFLNDTTGSPQVLSDFDEGIATLRNFVSWKYRAGNRVTIVTGLHNMNVLYNHKSTLEPRLAIRWNVGNRGTFNAGYGLHSTMDRVHNYFAKVKQPNGSYTEPNRNLGLLKAHHFVAGYEYRLTENLRVKAEAYYQHLYNLPVENSDTSAYATINEGQDFRYVELVNKGKGRNYGVELTIERFFDKNYYFLINSSLYQSKYTPLDGKERNTAYADNYLVNVLMGKEFTNLGRRNNKSISLNAKVFFGGGKKYIPLLRNGAGQVIANPESGTIWDYKRAYEGKIDDIYQVTFSASHKVNKRKTTHELFLNIDNITNRLSRISEYYDDTKPGSVGYFKQFGIFPNIMYRIYL, encoded by the coding sequence ATGAAGTACTTCTCTTTAACATTCTTCTCGCTTTTAGCCATGGCGGGAAGTGCTCAGACCGTCACTCAAAACATCCGCGGGACATTGTCCGACGCCGACAGCAAGCAACCGTTAACTGGTGCAACAGTCTTAATTGCCGGATCAGCGCCGGTAAAAGGTGTAATAACCGATCAATCAGGCCGATTTTCATTGGAACAAATTCCCCTGGGCCGGGTCACGCTCGAACTCCGGCTGGTAGGATATGAGCAGCGTCAGGTTTCCAACATTGTTGTGGATGCGGGCCAGGAGGTGGTTTTGGAGCTGGTCATGCAGGAAGCAACTACGCAGTTGAATGAGGTGGTGGTAACTGCAACCGAAAACAAAGGCGAGGCGCAAAATGATATGGCACTCCTGAGCGGCAGGTCTGTTTCACAGGATGAAACAAAAAGATATGCGGGAGGTTTCAATGACCCGGCTATGATCCTGTCGAGCTTTGCGGGGGTTACCAATAATGCTACCGGAAGCAATGAAGTGATTGTTCGGGGTAATTCGCCAAAATACGTCCAGTGGCGGCTCGAAGGTGTGGAGATTACCAACCCTAACCATTTCGCAGACCAGAATTCCGTGGGTGGCGGTGTCAGCGCATTGAATAATAACCTGCTCGCTAAGTCGGATTTTTATACAGGCGCATTCTCCGCGGAATATGGTGACGTGCTTTCGGGCGTGTATGATGTGAAGCTTCGGAATGGGAACAATCAGAATTTTCAGTCAATACTGGGACTGGGGATTTTGGGTGCCGATGTGACGCTGGAAGGGCCTTTTCGGAAAGATTACCAGGGATCGTTTTTGGCCAATTACCGGTATTCCACAATTGGTCTTTTAAGTGACATTGGATTGGTGAACATAGAAGGCGGCGCTCCCACATTTCAGGATGGCGCATTCAAATTATCTTTACCAACCAAAAAAGCAGGAACCTTCTCATTGTTTGGGCTGGGCGGGTTGAGCAGGGTAACTCTTGACAATTTCAATCCCGGCACAGCCCCGATTCCGGGAAATCAGTCAGCTCTGGAAGGAATCCGCAAGGACTATGATAAACGCTCATTTTTGATGAATGCAGGCCTATCGCATCGTTTGCAAATCAGTAAAAATGGATCATTAACGACGCTGCTTTCCTTTTCAGGGAACGGGATCAATGAGGATATCGACCAATCCGATGTCATCAAAATCCGTGATGATGCGGGTCAGTGGCTCAGGGACTCACTGGCAAACGAAAGACTCAGTTACAAAAGCCGGTTGAACAATGCCGCCTATCGTGCGTCGATCACTTATAATAATAAATTGAATGCCCGTCACCGGATTGAGGCCGGCGCCAAGTTTGTGTATAACAACTTTTCTTATGCCCAAAGCTTTTTGAATGATACTACCGGCTCACCTCAGGTTCTGTCGGACTTTGACGAAGGCATTGCTACGCTTCGCAACTTTGTGAGCTGGAAATACAGGGCTGGAAACAGGGTAACCATCGTAACCGGCCTCCACAATATGAATGTGCTTTATAATCATAAAAGCACGCTCGAACCGAGACTGGCGATTCGCTGGAATGTCGGTAACCGGGGGACATTCAATGCTGGATATGGGCTGCACAGCACGATGGACCGGGTACACAATTATTTTGCGAAAGTAAAGCAACCCAATGGAAGCTACACGGAGCCTAACCGGAATCTTGGCCTGCTAAAAGCACATCATTTCGTGGCGGGTTACGAATATCGCTTAACGGAAAATCTCAGGGTTAAGGCAGAAGCTTACTATCAGCATTTGTACAATTTACCAGTTGAAAATTCGGATACCAGCGCTTATGCGACCATTAATGAAGGCCAGGACTTTCGCTACGTGGAGCTCGTTAATAAAGGAAAAGGCAGGAACTACGGCGTCGAGCTGACCATTGAAAGGTTTTTTGACAAAAATTACTATTTCCTGATCAATTCGTCTTTGTACCAGTCCAAATACACGCCACTTGACGGTAAGGAAAGGAACACGGCCTATGCCGACAATTACCTAGTCAATGTGCTGATGGGCAAGGAGTTTACTAACCTCGGCCGCAGGAATAACAAAAGTATTTCGCTTAATGCAAAAGTCTTTTTCGGAGGTGGGAAAAAGTACATTCCGTTACTGCGGAATGGTGCCGGACAGGTGATAGCCAACCCGGAAAGCGGAACAATCTGGGATTATAAAAGAGCATACGAAGGCAAGATTGACGACATTTACCAGGTCACTTTCTCGGCCAGTCACAAGGTCAACAAACGTAAAACAACGCACGAGCTTTTTCTCAATATCGACAACATTACCAATCGCCTGAGCCGGATTTCGGAATATTACGACGATACTAAACCTGGCTCTGTGGGTTATTTTAAGCAATTTGGCATTTTTCCCAACATCATGTATAGGATTTATTTATAG
- a CDS encoding YciI family protein — protein sequence MTEFALIFRLKDISDFKPSPEQMQERMNWLAGIAAQNKLVDKGNTLLPTPGSAKTVRPDSVVTDGPYTEIKEFITGYIVIKAESIDEAVEIAKGNPIFKSGGNIEVREVLKRD from the coding sequence ATGACAGAATTTGCATTGATTTTCAGATTGAAAGACATTAGTGACTTCAAGCCATCGCCGGAGCAAATGCAGGAACGTATGAACTGGCTGGCCGGGATCGCTGCGCAAAACAAATTGGTGGATAAGGGAAATACGCTTCTGCCAACGCCCGGAAGCGCGAAGACTGTAAGGCCCGATTCCGTGGTTACCGACGGTCCGTACACAGAAATCAAAGAGTTTATCACTGGTTACATTGTGATTAAAGCGGAATCCATCGATGAAGCGGTTGAAATAGCAAAAGGAAATCCGATTTTTAAAAGTGGTGGAAATATCGAAGTTCGAGAAGTTTTAAAGCGTGACTAA
- a CDS encoding RNA polymerase sigma factor — protein MESNLLLNDLLPDLFRQEYAKMTAVLCRRFGLEHFEIAEDIASETFLKASEQWALDGIPANPRAWLYTVAKNKAYDHIKHLSVIDVAAKNIVTDSIIGNDAEFEFSDQIISDSQLAMIFAVCNPANSAETQISLALQILCGFSIQEIADALLTKTETIKKRLLRGKTNLRNDRFELRQLSQEDIEQRMETVLKTLYLFFNEGYYSKTNNQIVRKTLCAESLRLTLVLTENAYTNTASVNALLALMCFQSSRLNSRISAKGEIVLFDEQDQAEWDVSLIERGKYYLINAAGSQEVSKYHFEAGIAYWHATSNDESKWPHILQLYNQLILIEYTPVTALNSAFAFGKVYGNKAAIKEVEKLNLSGSAHYHATLGYLYSAEDVGTAIIHYKEAIRLTKSRGEKATLQKQLSSLFNKSK, from the coding sequence TTGGAAAGCAATCTATTGCTAAACGATCTGTTACCCGACCTTTTCCGGCAAGAGTATGCTAAAATGACGGCTGTCTTATGCCGTCGTTTTGGTTTGGAGCACTTCGAAATCGCCGAAGACATTGCCAGCGAAACTTTTTTAAAAGCATCAGAGCAATGGGCACTAGACGGAATTCCTGCGAATCCAAGGGCATGGCTCTACACCGTTGCAAAAAATAAGGCCTACGACCATATCAAACACCTCTCGGTAATTGACGTAGCCGCAAAGAACATTGTCACTGATAGCATAATCGGGAATGACGCAGAATTTGAATTTAGTGATCAAATTATTTCCGATAGCCAGCTGGCAATGATCTTTGCGGTTTGCAACCCCGCAAATTCAGCCGAAACCCAAATCTCCCTCGCACTTCAAATTCTCTGCGGATTTAGCATTCAGGAAATTGCCGACGCATTGCTTACCAAGACGGAAACAATCAAAAAACGCTTGCTAAGGGGAAAGACTAACCTACGGAACGACCGTTTCGAGCTGCGGCAGCTTAGCCAGGAAGACATTGAGCAACGCATGGAAACGGTGTTGAAAACCCTGTATTTGTTCTTTAATGAAGGATACTATTCTAAAACAAACAACCAGATTGTAAGGAAAACTTTGTGCGCGGAATCCCTGAGGTTGACATTGGTTCTCACCGAAAATGCATATACGAACACAGCATCCGTAAACGCATTGCTTGCATTAATGTGTTTTCAAAGTTCACGCCTTAATTCCCGGATCAGCGCAAAAGGAGAAATCGTACTTTTTGATGAGCAGGATCAGGCTGAATGGGATGTATCATTGATTGAAAGAGGCAAATACTATCTTATAAATGCCGCAGGCAGCCAGGAAGTTTCGAAATATCATTTCGAGGCAGGAATTGCTTATTGGCACGCTACAAGCAACGATGAAAGTAAATGGCCGCACATTTTGCAACTTTACAATCAACTGATTTTGATTGAGTACACGCCGGTAACCGCATTGAATAGCGCTTTTGCGTTTGGCAAAGTTTATGGAAACAAAGCTGCTATTAAAGAAGTGGAGAAATTGAATCTTTCAGGTAGCGCTCACTACCATGCCACGCTTGGCTATTTATATTCGGCAGAGGATGTTGGCACCGCGATAATCCATTATAAAGAAGCCATTAGATTAACAAAATCCAGGGGAGAGAAGGCCACATTGCAAAAGCAGTTATCGAGCCTATTTAATAAAAGTAAGTAA
- a CDS encoding cupin domain-containing protein: MQALQRIDLQQVSEAAAGNYTNLPLSLVNDHVIRISIMTEPFYWHYHPNSDESFLCIEGVLVIALESETIELHPGQLFTIPKNVLHKTSPKGPRSVNLTFELEGMETKTE, encoded by the coding sequence ATGCAAGCACTACAACGCATCGATCTGCAACAGGTCAGTGAAGCCGCGGCAGGAAATTACACCAATTTGCCGCTTAGTCTGGTTAATGATCATGTGATCAGGATCAGCATCATGACCGAGCCATTCTATTGGCATTATCATCCCAATTCAGATGAAAGTTTCTTATGCATAGAAGGCGTCCTTGTCATAGCGCTTGAAAGCGAAACCATTGAACTCCATCCCGGACAACTTTTCACGATCCCCAAAAATGTACTCCACAAAACAAGTCCCAAAGGTCCCAGATCGGTGAATCTGACATTTGAGTTGGAAGGAATGGAAACAAAAACGGAATAA